The Juglans regia cultivar Chandler chromosome 1, Walnut 2.0, whole genome shotgun sequence nucleotide sequence CTCTATCAAGTAGGCAGGAAGATGAACAGCAGAAGCCGATCGGGGAATTGATCCCATCTTTTTAATCAACTCCCGGAAGGTGTACTCTTCAGGTAGCATATCGAAGAGATCATCGCCCCTGCAAATGAGCTCCTGTATTCTTGCATGATCTAAAAAATCTTTCTGCTTAACACGTTCTGCATGGCTATAAGCAGTCATCTTAAACACAAACTCCTGGATGTGCCGAAAACAAAAGCTACAGTGCCATCCAGCATCAGAGAAGATAAGATCAGTTTGGCGAGAATGCCGATAATGGGTGTCAGGGCCATAGATGTGGGTTGTGGCTCGCCAGCTGCTATAATCCACGGGGAACTCAAATGAGTACATATAGTGCCGGAGCTCGAGATGCATTACAGGTGGCACTCCATCACACCATTGCATTAGTTTCACGGTATGTGGGCTTGGTATCTCATCAGTATCTGACATGATAAGAATGTCACCATAAGAAATCCCTGACTGGCGAACTAATCGATTCATAACCTTACGTTGTTGGGTCTCGAGTTCAAATGGGTGTTTGTATGAATCGTGAACTGCCACTTGACCAGATAACACACCATGGACAAATTTCCCCTCAGCAAAAGCAAATCGAGCTCGgtttgaagaaaagaagagaggcTTGGGAATGCCTGTGAAGGTGGTATTGGACTCGAGGATTACAAATTTTGTGACATAGGGATAAAGCTCGCGCCACCTGATCTCCAGTATGTCCAATTCATTGCTGAATAAGATGGCATCAAAAACATTACGGGGTTGGGAGCGCGGGGACCAGCCATGGAGGTGGCAAAGGTGGTCCATTGATACATTTTCTGCATAATAGTGTGGGAGGTGCTTGAAGGGGGGTGGGGCATTGTCCCATAGAGGTCGGAAAAAATAGGATATGTTCTGGCTATGGGTAAAAATCCCAATCACACAAATAGGAATAAGTATCAGGAGTATGACGAAAAGAAACTTAGGTGGTGATCGTTTGGAGGTCAGGCGGACAGCTCGTGTTGCCATGTCTTGAAGGAGAATGATTAGGATAACTACTTGACATGGTTGTGCCAATTCAACTACCGGAAAAATCAAGTGCCTTCCAAATTCGCTCACCtgcataaaatcaaaatatatgttAGGAACTCTATGATAACTACAATAAACAAATTAACGCAGGAGCTAGCCAGTAAGGCCAGCACCGGGGCAATGTTAAAAGGGGAAACTGCCTACAGAAAGAAACTTTCTAGTCAAATCACGTTCAATCATCTAAGCATTAACAATCCCTTCTCCAAGATAGATGGAAAATTTACCATAACATAATATTCATCACTCTAGACAGGCAAAGATGTTTTGATAGGTAAAGACGGGCAAACATTTAAATCCAGTATAAAGTATTCCCAACCTCAGGGTTTCTTTTGAAATTGGTCTAAAGAGTTCTTGATGCATAAACCCAAATGCAGTTCACAACTGTCAGCACAAGTTTATTTGTAGCACAAAGATCCAATGGGTGATAATCCTCAAAATCTTACAAAGAGATAAAGAGTTCTTGATGCATAAACCCAAATGCAGGTCACGCTTGTCAGCACAAGTTTATTTGTAGGACAAGGATCACAAGGGCGACAATCCTCAAAATCTTACAAAGAGATAAACGAATGGTCTGCTAACCATAAAATATGGAATTCTTCTTATCAGTTATAATGCCTCCTTACATCTTACCAATAGCAGTGGACgtcatttacatgaaaaatgagaaatataggactcacatgaaaaaattaagtttttaatagaGGACTccaatctttttcaaaagaagtgcgTGGCATTTGCACAACCCATGACTGTATGCATTACTCTTTAGATGCAGCCCCACGTTGGTTCTCTTCCCAATAGCGGAACCCTTAGAGATGCACTCAAAGTTGAGATCTGCATAACCAAGAAATAAAACAGGATCTTGCAAAACTCGAACTTGTCCTCACAAAAGACACCGTGCTTGAAAGTCTAAACAAACATCACTGTTGTGAGCTGGGAGAGGACTAGATTTCCATAATAAAAATTTGCAATGACAAGCTAGTTAAAACCCGGAGAAAAGTGTGGAagattcttataattataaaaaataataaggaaaataaaatagaaaaatagaatATGCAACCTCTTTCTCAGGGAAATGTTAAACGTGCTCAGAATCTAGCTTGCTTAAAGATTTAGGGAGAAAAGAGAAACCTTTAgattaaaatatctaacattTTCCTGTAACCAATTTAGAGAACTTTGTGTccttaataattatatgactGCAACAGTGTCGGTCCCTGTGATTCACAACCTGGGTTTCCAATAAAGACCTActcaaaaagggaaaaaagatggaaaaatcGAGCGCCGTGTTTTAGCCCAAATACATGAGTATGATCACTCACATTACGAGCTGGAGTTCGTTCTATTCAGGACATTGCAGtataaatatgcatataaaGCACAGTTATTCTTTACAGGACATTGCAATATGTATGAGATGAAGCTAAAAGTGAAGGGCATTGAAACAGATGCATAAAATTTTACAGCATAGCTAACTAAAATTGGAACAAAGGAAATAAAGCTTATTTTTTGGAGGTAAGTTTCCAAAcattcaacaaaatatttaatggTTCGATGAAGAAGGACAAGTAGTTCTTACAATAGCTCATCCCCAAATGGAAATTGGTAAAGGAACATCAAGATATAAATTGGAAACCCAAATACAAGATATAATGGAAAATCTTCCATTTAATGAAACAAAGTTCAAATAAATTCGAAAAGCAGTACAGAAAATCACGCTACAAACTAATACTCACgattttgcatttgcatggGTCCTGAATGCATTCCCGCCAGTTCCAgttccagagagagagagaaagagaggcagAGTCGACCGCCCACGTGAGAATGAGATGGCGGAGTGAAGCAAGGAGAGACAACCCGAGGAGTGAGGACAGATTCCATCCCCTGCGGGTCTGCTCTTGCGACCTTAGGGTTACTGAAAAGGTAACCAACGAAAGCAAGACGCGTGGAGGAAAAGTGTTATTTTGCCAAAATGATCATTAAAGACACAAAGGGATCTCACACAGATATGGTACACTGTCACGTctcctttttcttatttttttccctctctctctttctcccccctcTCCCCTACTCCCTATTTCCCTCTCGGGGTGGTTCCCAACCACCATAAACGACGATCGTCGACCACGCAAATCGTTGGCTCAGATCCTGACCACCTTAGCCACCTAGCGGCGGTCACGCAGCAGTCGAGCACGCACATAGTGTGCATCcctttccctttctctttctctctcccaaggTGGTTCTCGACTACCATAGACGACCAAAGAACGACGATCGTCCACCCCGCAAACCGTCGGATCAAATCTCGATCACCTCGACCACCTAGCGGCGGTCACGCAGTGGTCAACCATGCACAAAGTGTGCGAAATGTGCACGATGAGCTGTCATAAGCTCCACGCTGCAATGCTGCTTGGACCATCGATGTCTTCTGCCCACCCTGATGCGATCCTCGACCACCACAACCTGCACACAGGGAGAGGGCAGGGGTGGCGAGCGTGGGaggagagggaaaaagaaagaggaaaaaaaataggggGGAGACGTAGCTATGTGGAATTACTTTGTGGGATTCATTTGTGTctatagtattttccttttgttaagGATACCGCTCAAAAATTTTACTTTAATTACTCGAACTATAAAATTGTTAAGAAAATTACTTCGTCCatataaaaatagttattctatttttaatttcaagtcGGTGTATAGAGCATATTATCttacatcacttaaatgataatatttaatttgtaagattaaag carries:
- the LOC108995581 gene encoding beta-1,4-mannosyl-glycoprotein 4-beta-N-acetylglucosaminyltransferase-like produces the protein MATRAVRLTSKRSPPKFLFVILLILIPICVIGIFTHSQNISYFFRPLWDNAPPPFKHLPHYYAENVSMDHLCHLHGWSPRSQPRNVFDAILFSNELDILEIRWRELYPYVTKFVILESNTTFTGIPKPLFFSSNRARFAFAEGKFVHGVLSGQVAVHDSYKHPFELETQQRKVMNRLVRQSGISYGDILIMSDTDEIPSPHTVKLMQWCDGVPPVMHLELRHYMYSFEFPVDYSSWRATTHIYGPDTHYRHSRQTDLIFSDAGWHCSFCFRHIQEFVFKMTAYSHAERVKQKDFLDHARIQELICRGDDLFDMLPEEYTFRELIKKMGSIPRSASAVHLPAYLIENADKFEFLLPGGCLRTSE